In the Drosophila takahashii strain IR98-3 E-12201 chromosome 3R, DtakHiC1v2, whole genome shotgun sequence genome, one interval contains:
- the beat-Vb gene encoding uncharacterized protein beat-Vb: MDLGRWLLQLGVHMLLVVRRIQCLRVTDINVPQIVDFRDNVTLSCSYDISGHTLNSVKWYKSGKEFFRYSPLTPPTYIPFAVEGVQLIDDGNECNESSCRVELNLLGVKSSGVYRCEVSGDAPHFQLTARDANMTVEALPQNNPLISSFHSTYRFDDFVQVNCSTDFSSLFTRITWYINGIKVSLVDLLPSIETTIVAHGYSMRRIVSQLNFYANEPRFHQLQLQKLIQQKRTISPARLGLELRCVAEIDRYPHLQREVSMFAHLFRDEIDQKNQKLINSRSDATRNAQVQLLVAISMTITAVRLFTPLTFQYGARKSARYKMAATR, translated from the exons TTGTGCGGCGCATTCAGTGTCTACGTGTGACTGACATCAATGTGCCACAAATTGTTGATTTTCGTGATAACGTGACATTATCCTGCAGCTATGACATAAGTGGTCACACGTTAAATTCGGTTAAGTGGTACAAAAGCGGAAAGGAGTTTTTTAG ATACTCGCCCCTCACCCCGCCCACCTACATTCCGTTCGCGGTGGAGGGCGTGCAGCTGATCGATGACGGCAACGAGTGCAACGAATCCTCCTGTCGCGTGGAACTCAATTTATTGGGCGTCAAGTCGTCGGGCGTCTACAGGTGCGAAGTGTCCGGCGATGCCCCCCACTTTCAGCTAACTGCACGCGATGCCAACATGACTGTCGAAG CACTCCCGCAGAACAATCCACTCATCAGCAGCTTTCACTCAACTTACCGCTTCGATGACTTCGTTCAGGTCAACTGCAGCACCGACTTTTCCAGCCTTTTCACTCGGATCACCTGGTACATCAATGGGATAAAG GTTTCCCTGGTGGATCTACTGCCCAGTATTGAGACCACAATCGTTGCCCATGGCTACAGTATGCGTCGTATTGTTTCCCAACTGAATTTTTATGCCAACGAACCGCGTTTCcatcaattgcaattgcaaaagCTAATCCAACAAAAGCGGACAATCTCACCTGCTCGTCTTGGCCTTGAGTTGCGTTGTGTGGCCGAAATCGATCGATATCCTCATCTTCAGCGCGAAGTCAGCATGTTCGCCCATCTCTTTAGAGACGAAATCGATCAGAAGAACCAGAAGCTGATTAACTCGAGATCAG ATGCCACTCGAAACGCACAAGTGCAGCTGCTGGTGGCAATTTCGATGACGATAACCGCAGTGCGACTCTTCACACCGCTGACATTTCAATATGGCGCACGGAAGTCGGCGCGCTACAAAATGGCGGCCACGCGATGA